Proteins from a single region of Shinella zoogloeoides:
- a CDS encoding gamma-butyrobetaine hydroxylase-like domain-containing protein — protein sequence MSDFWPTELRVSKDRQRLVVTFNDGASFDLSAEMLRVLSPSAEVKGHGPGQEVTVPGKRNVAIISMTPTGNYAVRIGFDDFHDTGIYTWSYLRELGEKGADLFADYERVLAEKGMSRDISEKPR from the coding sequence ATGAGCGACTTCTGGCCCACCGAACTGCGCGTTTCCAAGGATCGCCAGCGCCTCGTCGTCACCTTCAACGACGGCGCGAGCTTCGACCTTTCCGCCGAGATGCTGCGCGTGCTTTCGCCCTCCGCCGAGGTGAAGGGCCATGGGCCGGGGCAGGAGGTGACGGTGCCGGGCAAGCGCAACGTCGCGATCATCTCCATGACGCCGACGGGCAATTACGCCGTGCGCATCGGCTTCGACGACTTTCACGATACCGGCATCTACACCTGGTCCTATCTGCGGGAACTCGGGGAAAAAGGCGCAGACCTCTTCGCGGACTACGAGCGCGTGCTTGCGGAGAAGGGCATGAGCCGCGATATTTCGGAAAAGCCGCGATAA